GAGGAAGTCCAGCACGTACGCCAGGGGCGCGCCGTGGAAGTTGCCGTTCGACTCCACGCGCCCGTCGGCCAGCACGGCCGGGTTGTCGATGGCGCTGGCCAGCTCCCGCCCGGCCACGGTGGCGGCGTGCGCGATCGTGTCGCGGGCGGCGCCGGCGACCTGGGGCGCGCAGCGCAGCGAGTAGGCGTCCTGGACGCGGGTGCAGGCCGCCGGGTCGCGGTGGCTGGCCATGATCCCGGAGTCGCGCAGCACCTTCGTCATGTTCGCGGCGGACAGCGCCTGGCCCGGGTGCGGCCGCAGCGCCTGCAGCTCGGGGGCGAACACGCGGTCGGTGCCGAGCAGCGCCTCCACGCTCATCGCGGCGCTCACGTCGGCGGTCCTGACGAGCCTGGTGAGGTCGTCGATGGCCAGGATCAGCATGCCGAGCATGCCGTCCGTGCCGTTGATCAGCGCCAGGCCCTCCTTGGCGGCCAGCTCGACCGGGTCGATTTTGGCCTGCTTGAGCGCCTCGGCCGCCGGCTGCACGGTGCCGGAGGCGTCCCGTACGACGCCCTCGCCCATGAGGGTGAGCGCCACGTGGGCCAGCGGCGCCAGGTCGCCCGAGCAGCCGAGGCTGCCGTACTCGTGCACGATCGGGGTGATGCCCGCGCTGATCAGCGCGGCGAGGGTCTTGGCCGTGGTCGGCCTGATGCCGGTGTGGCCGGTCGCGAGCGTGCTGAGCCGCAGCAGCATCAGCGCGCGCACCACCTCGGTCTCCACCTCGGGGCCGCTGCCCGCCGCGTGCGAGCGCACCAGCGAGCGCTGGAGCTGGGCGCGCAGCGCCGGGTCGATGTGCCGCGTGGCCAGCGCGCCGAACCCGGTCGAGATGCCGTACGCCGGCACCGGGCTCTCGGCCAGCTCGTTGACCCGCTGGCGGGCCGCCGCGATGGCGGCGATGGCGTCGTCGGTGAGCTGGACGGGGGCTCCGTGGCGGGCCACCCTGATGACGTCGTCGAAGGTCAGTGGCTCCGGACCGACGTTCACGACTCCGTTGTCGCGCATGGTGCGTCTCTCTCGTTCAGGTAACCGGCGTAACCGATGTTAGCCCCTTACCGGAGAACAGTTCCGCCAGCCCCTCCCTGCCCTCGTCGGTGAGGACCACCGCCCTGGGCACGCTCCCCCTCCGGTACCAGCCGCGTTCGAACAGCACCTCCGTGATCGCCGCCCCGAGCGCGCCGCCGAGGTGCGCCCGGCGCTCGGTCCAGTCAAGGCACTCGGGCGCGAAGCGCCGCCTGGACCGGCGCGCGCCCGCCACGTCCACACCGAGCCGCGACAGCAACCGCTCCCCCGCCTGCGTCACGTCGTGGCCGTCGTAGTAGCCGCCCTCCTTGAGCCGGTCGAGCAGCCCGACCCCGGCCCGCCCGGCGAGGTGGTCGTAGCAGGTGCGGGCCTCCTCCAGCTGCCTGGCCTGCCGCGACTGGCGCAGGGAGCGCACCGGCGGGCGGGCGCTGATCCGCGCCAGCACCTCCAGCACCTCGGCGATCTCGTGCCCGGCCAGGCGGTAGTAGCGGTGGCGGCCCTGGCGCACGACGTCCACCAGCCCGCCGTCGAGCAGCTTGGCCAGGTGGGCGCTCGCGGTGGCGGCGCTGACCCCGGACATCCTGGCCAGCTCCCCCGCCGCCAGCGCCCGCCCGCCGAGCAGCGCCGTCAGGATCGCGGCCCGGGTGGGGTCGGCGATCAGCGCGGCGACGGGAGCGATGTCGGCGTCCCTGGCGATGTGTTCCATGCCTGTGACGCTAGTACGGCGACCTTTCGACGGGCGTCGAAGGGTCAGCGTTTGCCGAGCGCCTTCCTGATCAGGTCGCGGGCCCGGTCCATGACCACGAGCGGCGGGCCCATGAGCAGGTTCCTGGTCGCGGACTCCGTGCCGGGGTGCGGGCGGGTCGGCGCGAGCGTCTCGGCCGCGCGTACCGCCGCCGCCATCGCCCGCCGCTCCGCGACGGAGGTCTGCGCGCGCAGCCGGGCGAACTCGTAGCGCTCCTCGCTGCGGGCGTGCGCGGACACGGCGGTACGCAGCGCCGCCAGGCCGTCCCAGAACTGGGGGTGGTCCACGCCGCTCCTGTGCAGGTCGAGCAGGAGGCGCTTGGCCCTGTTCTCCTCGGTCAGCCGGTCCGCCACCACGCCCCGGCCGTTGTCGAGCTTTCTGCGCGCGTACGGGTGGACGATCTCCTCCTCGGCCGTCTCGTGCACGGACAACATGCGCGTCAGCCGGTCGAAGGCCGCCTCCACCTTGTCCGGAGGCGCCTGCTCCACCTCGTCGAACAGATCCCTGATCCGGCCGTGCTGGGCCATCAGGAGCTCGATGACATCTTGTTCAGCCACGTCAGCGCCCGTACCCCGGCCCGCCCCCGGCACGCGCCGCGTTACCGAACCAGGACCGAACGCGGAGGTTGCCCGTATGTGCCCCGGGTACGCGCAGCGACATGGCCTTCGACCCACTCCAGCAGCGGGGCATCCCGCTGGACGAGCAGCTGCGCGACTGGCGGGAGCTGAACGTCACGCCGATCGACCCGGACCACGCCGACCCGTACACGCGGTGCCGGATCATCACCATGAACGGCATCGAGACCGAGGCGATCCTGTTCAGCCACCAGCTCGCCCGGCACTGCCCGGACCCGGAGATCAAGCAGCGGCTCGCCCGCGTGCGTTACATCGAGGCCCAGCAGCAGAAGACGGTGAACTGGCTGCTGCCGGGGTCGTCGTCGGTGCTGGAGACGACGATCGCCTACGAGCAGGTGGCGGTGGACCTGACCGCCTGGGTGGCGCGGATGGAGCCGGACTCCTACCTGCGCCAGGCCTACCAGTTCGGCGTCCTGGAGGACTTCGACCATCTCTACCGCTACGCCAACCTCTACGAGATGATCGAGCACCGCAAGGCCGAGAAGATCGTGGACGGGCTGACCGAGGTGATGCCGGGCCGGCCCACGTACCTGCACCACCGCGATCCCCTCGACAACGTGCGCCAGCCCTACGACCGCAGCGTCACCGAGCCGCTGTCCCGGCTGCACGCCCTGACGATCATGTCGGCCGAGCAGCAGACCATGAACTTCTACATGAACGTCGGCCCGACGTACATGGAGCCGATCGCCCGGCAGCTCTACCAGGAGATCGGCATGGTCGAGGAGGAGCACGTCACCCACTACGAGTCACTGGTCGACCCGGGCGAGAGCCTGTGGGAGCAGCTGCTCAACCACGAGTACAACGAGTGCTACCTCTACTACTCCTTCATGGAGACCGAGTCCGACCCCAAGGTGAGGAACATCTGGGAGCTGCACCTGAACATGGAGCTGGAGCACCTGCGGCTGGCGGCCGAGCTGTTCCAGCGGTTCGACGGGCGCGATCCCGACCAGGTGCTCGCTCCCGCGCTGCCGCCGCCGGTGACGTTCGAGCCGAACAAGGGGTACATCCGGGAGCTGCTCGCCACCCAAATCGACTGCACCACCCTGGGCACGGGGTACGTCAAGGAGGCGCACGAGCGCTTCACCCGCATGCAGGAGGCTGTGATGGCCGGGGAGAAGCCGGCGTCCGAGCGGGTCATCGACGACAACCGGGCGATCTCCGGGCGCGAGTACCGGCTGGAGACGGAGGGGCCGCATCCGGCCGGTCTCCAGCTCAGCCGCTGAGCCGGAGGAGCCGCGTCCGGCGGGCCTGCGGCTCGGTCGCTGATCGCGGGCGGTTAGAGTGCGGCATCATGACAACAGTCGCGCTCGTCACCGGCGCCTCGCGCGGCCTCGGGGCCGCCATCGCCCGCAGGCTGGCCGCCGACGGCCTGGCCGTGGCCGTCAACTACCGCTCCGACCGGGCCGGGGCCGAGCAGGTGGTGGATTCCGTCCGTACGGCGGGCGGGGTCGCGGAGGCGTTCGCCGCCGACATCACGGACGAGACCGCCGTCCAGACCCTGATCGCGACCGTCACCGAACGGCTCGGCCCGGTCGGGGTGCTGGTGGCCAACGCGACCGGTCCGCAGCCGACCGCCCCGGTCGAGGACCTCACCTGGCAGGCGCACCTCGACCAGCTCACGTTCTTCGTCAAGAGCCCGACGCTGCTCGTGCAGGCGGTGCTGCCCGGCATGCGCGAGCTGGGCGGCGGCCGCGTCATCCAGATCGGCTCCGACATCGTGGACCGCAAGCTGCCCGACACCTCCGCCTACACCGCCGCCAAGGCCGCCCAGCACGCCCTCACCGAGGTGTGGTCCAGGGAGCTGGGCCGCCACGGCATCACGGTGAACGTGGTCGCGCCGGGCTGGATCCCGGTGGAGCGGCACGAGGGCCTGGACGAGAGCGCGTACCTGGAGGAGGTGCCGCTGAGGCGGATGGGCACGCCGGAGGACGTGGCGGCGGCGGTGTCGTACCTCGCCTCCGAGGGCGGCGCGTTCGTCACCGGCCAGCGCGTCACCGTCAACGGCGGGCACACGTGACCTGGGCGGGCGTATTCCAGTTTGGGTACTCGGCCAGGATTCGCTAGAGTTCTCTCGTCGCCCCGGGGTGCAGCCCAGGGGCGGATGCGGAAGTGGCTCAGTGGTAGAGCATCACCTTGCCAAGGTGAGGGTCGCGGGTTCGAATCCCGTCTTCCGCTCGGAGCTTCCGGCTCGGTGGCGTGGCCGAGAGGCGAGGCAGCGGCCTGCAAAGCCGTCCACACGGGTTCAAATCCCGTCGCCACCTCACTAGGACGATTAGCTCAGCGGGAGAGCGCTTCCCTGACACGGAAGAGGTCACTGGTTCAATCCCAGTATCGTCCACCACACTCCAAGGCCCTGGCTGATCAGCCGGGGCCTTCGTGTTGCGGCGGCTGGGCTGGGCCGTCGCGTTGCGCCGCTGTGGTGGGCTCGCCGTGCTGGCCGCGGTGCTCTCGGGGTGCGCTGTGCTGCTTGCGCCAGCGGGCTGCGCTGTGCTGTGCCGCTGGCGAATCAGGCTGTGCGGTTAGCGCTGCGGTGGGCGGCTGCGATGAGCCGCTGCGATGAGCCGTGGTGCGGGTATCGGGATCGGCGCTCACCAGGTGGCCACTTCCGGGTCACCGGATGAGCGGGAGCGGGCTGTGGCGGGCAGATGACAGGGCGTGGCGAAGACGACCCCTACGTTGCCGGCCCCCACGGTGGCGCGGACGACGACGACGCGGACCTTCCTGCTCGCCGCCGCGGCCTGCGCACTCGGCCTGGCCACCCTGTGCGCCCTGCCGCCCGTCGGCGGGTTCCTGCTCGGCCGGGCCGTGGCGGCGGCGCTGGTGTTCCCCGGGCTCGGGCAGGGGCGGGCCGTGGGAACGGCGGTGACGCTCGTGCTGTTCTCCGTGACGCTGACCGGCGGGGCGTACCTGGCGTACAGGTGGTCCGGGTTCGGCGAGTCGCGGGTCGGGCTGCTCGTGTGCTGGGGGCTGGCCGGTGGTCCCGCCGGGGTGCTGGCGGTGCTGGTGTGGGCGCGGGGGCACCGGCTGCCGTTCGCTCCGTACGCCGCTGACGCCGCCTCGTGGGGGATGGCGGTCGCGCTGCTGGCCGGAGGGCTGGCGATGGGCGGGACGCGGGTGCTGCCCGCTGCCGGGCGGGAGCGGAGCCGGGTGTTCCGGCCTCGGGCGTGGGTGTTGCCGTGCCTGGTGGCCGGGTGGTCGGTGGGGTGGAGTCTGTTGCTGCGGGAGCGGTTGCCGTGGCTGGGGTGGCTGCCGTTGTCGTTCGACTATTTCGAGCAGGTGGCGGTGGTGCTGGCGACGGTCTCGGCGGCGTCGCTGGAGGGGGCGCTGCGGCGGCGGTTGCCCGTGGCGGGGCGGCCCGGCAGGGCGTTCGTGCTGGCGTGGATCGCGTTGTGCGTGGCGCCCGTCGTGTACGCGGCCGTCGTGGCCATCGACCGGGGCATGCGGGAGTTTTTGCTGGCCGCGCCGCTGAGCACGGGGTGGGTGGCCGAGTACGCCACCGACGTGACGGCGGTGCTGGTGGCCGTGCCCGTGCAGACGGTTCTGCCGCCGCTGGTGCTCGCGGGGGTGGCGACCGGGGTGCAGCGGATGCTGCCCGCCGCCGAGAAGCCTCCCGGTCCCGTCGATCCGGTGCGGACCGATCGGCGGTGGGGCCTGGTGGTGGCGGGGGCGGTGGTGGCGCTGACGTACTTCTGCCTGGCCGTGACCTCGCGTTTCCCGCTGCTGACGGGACGCATGTTCGATGCGGGGACGCCTGTGACGGTGCGGGCGGTGGCGATGCTCGCCCCGCCCGATCCGGGGCTGGGCCGCGTTGTGGTGGTGTGGTCATGGGTGATCGCCGCGGTGTTCGCGGTGGTGGCGACGGTGCTCGTGTACGTCGCGGTGCGGGGGCAGCTTGTCCGAGTCTTTCCCGTTTCGTGCTATCCGGTGCTGGTGGGGGCGCTCGCGCTGGCCGCCGCGCTGGCGTGGAACGTGGGCGGCCTGGTGGCGTTCGCGGTGGCCGGGGGGCGGCCCGCCGGGATCTCGCCGGCGGTGGAGGCGGCCGAGTTCACGGTGTTCGCGGCGCCGGTGTTCGGGGCGGTGTTGTTCATCGTGCACTCGCAGGTGGGGGTGTCGAGGTTCGCCCGGGTGGTGGAGCTGGAGGGCGGGCAGACGTGGGAGCAGCTGGCAGAGCGGTACCGGGCGTGGAAGGAGCAGGTGCGTGAGCACGTGCCGGGGAGGAGGGAGCGGGGGCTGATCGCGGCGAGGGCGGCCGGGGGTGCGCTGGTGCCCGCCGTGGTGGCCGGGGCCGTGCAGGGGTTCGCCGGGTTGCCGGACGGTGGGGGGTTCCTCGTCTTTCCCGCGCTGTCGGCCGGGGTCGCGGCGGTGGACAGCCTGACCGGGCTGGCCTATCTCGTGCTGCTGGCGGGGCTGGTCCACGTGGGGCTGGCGCGGGTCAACTTACGGGAGCGGCGGTGGTCGGTGTGGCTGACGGTGTGGGGGATGTCGGTGCTCGCCGGTGGGATCGCCGTGGCCGGCACGTCCGTGGTCACAGGCGGGATGAGCGGGACGGGCGGGCTCGGCGGTGAGGTGGGCGGGGTCGGCGTGGCTGCGGGGCTGCAGCTCGGGTTGCTGGCCGGGCCGTTCGCGGTGGCGGGGGTGGCGGTCGCGGTGCGGCGCAGGGTGCTGCTGGCGGGCGGCGTGGTGCTGGCCCTGGTGGCGGCGGCGCCGCTCGTGCTCAAGGGCGGGGAACGGGTGCCGCTCGCGGTCGGTACGGCCGTCTGGCGGGAGCGGCTGCCCGGGCTCACCCTCGACGTCTCCTACCCCCGGGTCACGGGCGCGCCGGACGCGGCCCGGGTCAACGCCGCGCTGGTGGCACCGGTGCGGGCGTACGTGGTCGAGGCGCTGCGCCGCCACCGCGGTGCCCCTGGTGCGCGGGTCGCACTGACGGGCGGTTACGCCCTCGTCCGCAACGACGCGAACGTCATCTCCGTGCGATACGCCCTCACAGGCGAACTCGGCCGCGCCATCACCTACGACCGCCACGCGACCAGAACCCTCACCGTCCGGGACGTCTTCGCCCCACCGGCCTTCACCCCGACGGGCCGCCGGCGCCTGGCCGACACCCTGCGCCCGCTCATCCCCGAGCACCACGACCCGAGAACCGTGAGCGTGGACAGCGACCGCCTGCTGGTCAACCTCGCCCCGGCCGCCGTCGAGCTCACCTTCGGCCGCGACTACTTCTGCGCCCCCTGCCCCCCGTTCACGGTGCGAGTACCAGAGGAACGCCTGCCCGGCCTGGTCATCCGGCGTCCTTAGCGCGACGATCAGCACATGGACCATCAGGAGATCGCCGACCGATTAGAGATCACCGGCCTGCTGGCACGGTACACCTACGCCATCGACTCGGGTCAGTGGGACCTGCTCGACGAGGTGTTCTGCCACGACGCGGTGATCGACTACAGCTCCTCAGGCGGCATCAGAGGCACCCGGGACGAGGTCAAGGCGTGGCTGGCCGAGGTGCTGGTGCACTGGCCGGCCCGGCTGCACCTGATCGGGGCCGCCCGCGTCGACTTCGACGCCGACGGCGCGGCCCGGGTGAGCGCGCCCTTCACCGACACCCTGGCCCCGACGCGGGAGATGACGGCCGCCGGGAGCGAGGGTTTCCTGCACGGCGGCGGTTACTACCACCACCGCCTGCGCCGCACCCCCGACGGCTGGCGCAGCACCGAGCTGGTGGAGGAGCAGAGCTGGCGCACTGTGTGCTGAAGACTGTGTGCCGAAGTACGAACATCTCCATGCCGTAATTCGATTCCGAAACTTTCCGCTTTGAGGTGGAATTGAACCGGACGACGGTCGGGAGCCGTCTCCATGGTTGTTCACCCGAAGTTCATCGGCCGGGGAAGCGGAGCGGTGGGAGGCCCGCCACCCCATGGGTGTGCCAGGTGATTCCGGCTTGCCACGGGGGTGATGGCCTGTGATCGAGACACTGGAGTGGACTCTCCTCGACGGAGAGCACGCGCTGCTCGTCAAGGGGGACATGCGGCGGGCGCGCGAGCGGTTCGACTACGCCTACGCGGAAGCGGCCCAGCGCGGCGAGGCCGCCGCGCTGGCGCGGGCGGCGCTCGGCCTGGGCGGGATGTGGGTGCACGAGCACCGCACGGCCGCCGCCGCGGCGACGGTGCGGGTGCGCCAGCGGCAGGCGCTGTCGCAGCTCGACCCGGACTCGCCGCTGGCCCTGCGGTTACGCATCAGGGTGGCGGCCGAGGACGACTACCGCACCGGCCGCCAGGACGCGATCATGGCGCTGGTGTCGGAGGCGAGGGCGGCCGACGACCCGGTGGCGCTGGCCGAGGCGCTGAGCCTGGCGCACCACTGCATGCTCGGCCCCGGTGACGGGGCGCGGCGGATGGAGCTGGCCAGGGAGCTGATCGGGGTGGCCTCCCGTACGGGCCGCCGCTCCGACCTGCTCATCGGCCTGCTGTGGCGCACCGTGGACCTGCTCCTGGAGGCCGACCCGCACGCGGAGCGGGCGCTGGGCGAGCTGCGCATCGCGCTGGAGGGCGAGGGGCAGCAGGCCATCGAGTTCGTGGTGGGCGCGATCGAGGTGATGCTGAGTACCAGGGGCGGCCGGTTCGAGCACGCCGAGGAGCTCGCCGCCGCCTGCTACGAGCGCGGCAGGGCGGCCGGCGATCACGACGCGCCCGGTTGGTACGTCCGCCAGCTCGCCGCCGTCCGCTGGTACCAGGGCCGGATCGGCGAGCTGGTCCCCCTGCTGAGCGGCCTGCTGAACTCGCCCATGCTGCCCGCGGTGGACGACTCGCCGTACGCGGGCCTGGCGGTGGCCGCCGCGGCGGCAGGGGACCGGCGGCTGGCCGAGAGCATGCTGGCCAGGCTGCGCCGCAGCGTCCTGGCCGACCGGCCGCCGCGCACGAGCACCTGGCTGATGTCGATGTACGCGATCGTCGAGGCGGCCGACCTGCTGGGCGACGCCGACCTGGCGGCCAGGGCGGCGGCGATGCTGGCCCCGTACGCGGGCCTGCCCGTCATGACCAGCCCCGGCATCGCCTGCTTCGGCTCCTCCCGGCACAGCCTGGGCGTGGCCGCGATCACCACCGGCGACCTCGACCTGGCGATCACGCACCTGCGCAGGGCCGTGCACGAGAACCTGGCGCTGGGCCACTGGCCGGCGGTGGCGCTGTCGCGCTCGCGGCTCGGCCAGGCGCTGGCGATGCGCGACGGGCCCAGGGACGAGGGGGCGCGCAGGCAGCTCGCGCTGGCCGCCCAGGAAGCCGAGGTGCTCGGCATGCACGTGCCCCGGTACGTGGCCGAGCGCGTGACCTGCCGGCCCGTGGGCGGGCAGTGGCGGGTGGAGCTGGGCGCGCGCACCGCGCTGGTGGAGCACTGCGTGGGCATGCTGCACCTGGAGACGCTGCTGGCCAACCCGGGCAGGGAGATCCCTGCCGCGGACCTGGCCGCGGGGTCGCCCGACGCCGTACCGGCGCAGGTGTCGGCGCAGCGCATGCTGGACGGGCCCGCCGGCCGGGCGTACCGGAACAGGCTGGCGCAGCTCGACGCCGAGATCGCGGAGCTGGAGGCCGGCCACCGGCGCGAGCAGGCGCAGAAGCTGCGGGCCGAGCGTGACTGGCTGCTGGCGGAGCTGGCCTCGGCGACCGGGCTCGGCGGGCGGCCGCGCGCGTTCGCCGGCAGCGAGGAGCGGGCCCGCACGGCGGTGGGCAAGGCCATCCGGCGCGCCGTGGATCGCGTCGCGATAGCCGATCCCGTCATCGGCGCGGAGCTGCGGGCGACCGTACGGACGGGGCTGCGCTGCGCCTACGACCCCGGCTGACCTGCCCGGACGCTCACGCTACAGACATATCGCGTTTGTGGCCAGCCGCCTTCAGGGCAGCGCCACTGGGGGCAGTGTCCCCCTGCCCATCCCGGTCGGAAAGGCTGTGCGGCACATGGCATTCGCATGGGCTCTTCTCGGTCACGACATAGCTGTCGATCTCGGTACGGCCAACACCCTCGTCTACGTCCGCAGGAAGGGCATCGTGCTGAACGAGCCCTCCGTCATCGCGATCAACCTGCACAAGAACACCGTCGTCGCCGTCGGCAAGGCGGCCAAGCGGATGGTCGGCCGCACTCCCCCGCACATCGCCACCATCCGGCCGCTCAAGGACGGCGTGATCGCGGACCTGGACGCGGCGGAGCGCATGCTGCGGCTGTTCATCCAGAAGGCGCACCCGAGCAGGTTCCTGGCCAAGCCGCGCATCGTGGTGGCCGTGCCCAGCGGCACCACCTCGATCGAGCAGCGGGCGGTCAAGGAGGCCGCGTACGAGGCGGGTGCGCGGCGGGTGCACATCATCGAGGAGCCCATGGCCGCCGCGATCGGCGCGGGGCTGAAGGTCGGCGAGGCCACCGGCAACATGGTGGTCGACATCGGCGGCGGCACCACGGAGGTGGCCATCGTCTCGATGAGCGGCGTCGTGGTGGCCAAGTCCGTCCGGGTCGGCGGCGACGAGCTGGACGAGGCCATCGTCACCCACATCAAGAAGGAGCACGCGCTGCTGCTCGGCGAGCGCACCGCCGAACGGCTGAAGATCGACCTCGGCATGGTGCGGGCCGCTCCCCCGCTCGGCGCCGACCCCGTGGGCCGGCACCGCGCCGGCCTGGTCGTGCCCGCCGAGGACGGGACGCCCGGCCCGGCCGACGACGAGCCCGGCGAGCCGCCGCCCGCGCCGCGCGGCTGGAACCCGTTCCGGTCCAGGCAGAAGCCGGAGAGCGCGGCGCCCGCCGCCGCGCCGCTCACGCTGGATCCGAAGACCTCCGCCCCGGTACGCGGGCGCGACCTCGTCAGCGGCCTGCCCAAGACCGCCACCATCACCGCCGAGCAGATCAGCGAGGCCATCGAGGACCAGGTGCAGGCCATCGTCGACGCGGTGCAGACGACGCTCGACCAGTGCCCCGCCGAGCTGGCGGGCGACCTGCTCGACAACGGCATCGTGCTGACCGGCGGCGGCGCCCTGTTACGGGGCCTGCCCGAGCGGATGGGCGAGGCCACCGGCATGCCCATCCGGCTGGTGGACAAGCCGCTGTACTCGGTGGCGCTGGGCGCGGGCCGCTGCGTGGAGCGCTTCCAGGCCATGCGCGACGTGCTGCTGCCCGATTGGTCGCGCCGGTGAGGCGGGCGCTCGTCCTGCTCGTCCTGGTGGCCGCCGTCCTGCTCGTCGCGATCGACCGTACGCTGGCGCCGCTGACCCCCGTACGGGCGGCGGGCGCGAGCGTGTACGGCGCGGTCGAGAGCGCGCTCGGCACGGCGGCCAGGGCGTTCGGCGGCCAGGACCGGCTGGTGGAGCTGGAGCGGGAGAACGCCGCGCTGCGGGCCAGGCTGCTGTCGTCCGGCACCCGGTCCGTGGAGCGGCTCGACGTGCCGGACGGGCGGCGGGGCGTGGCGGCGCACGTGGTCGGGTTCGGCCGGGGACAGAGCGTCACGATCGACGCCGGGGCCTCGTCGGGCGTCGAGCGCGACGTGACCGTGCTGAACGCCGACGGCCTGGTCGGCAAGGTCACCTGGGCGGGGCCCGCCACGGCGTCGGTGTCGCTGATCACCGACGCGGGCTCCTCCCTCGGGGCACGCGTGGCGGGCTCCGGTGAGCTGGGCGTGGTGACGGGGGTGCCCGGTCAGGGGCTGCGGCTGAGCCTGTTCGACCCGCACGCGCCGCTGGAGGTGGGTGACGAGGTGGTGACGCTGGGCTCGGCGGGCGGGCGGCCGTACGTGGCCGGGGTGCCCATCGGGACGGTCGCCGCGCTGGAGAGCGCGCCGGGGGCGGCCATCCGGACGGCGCTGGTGCGGCCCGCCGCGCGGCTGTCGGCGCTGGGGCTGGTGGCGGTGATCGTGCCGCGGCCGGAGAGGTGAGGGCGTTGGCGCTGGTGCTGCTGGCGCTCATCGCGCCGCTGGTGCAGGTGGTGCTGGTCAACCGGTCGCCGTGGGGCGGACCCGACCTGGTGACGCTGGCCGTGGTGTGGCTCGCGCTGGCCAGGGGGCCGGTCTGGGGGTGCGTGGCGGGGCTGGCCGCGGGGCTGGCCGCCGACGTGACGCCGCCCGCCGACGGGACCGTGGGGCGCACGGCGCTGGTGCTGTCGGTGACGGGGCTGCTGGCCGGGCGGCTGCGGGAGAGCGGGAGATCGTACGAGGGCTCCTTCGTGGCCAGGCCGCTGCTGGCCGGTGGGCTCGGGGCGGTGCTGGGCACGGTGTTACAGGTGGTGGCGGCGGTCGGGCTCGGGGACGAGCCGTGGCGCTCGGC
The nucleotide sequence above comes from Nonomuraea gerenzanensis. Encoded proteins:
- a CDS encoding rod shape-determining protein MreD, which codes for MALVLLALIAPLVQVVLVNRSPWGGPDLVTLAVVWLALARGPVWGCVAGLAAGLAADVTPPADGTVGRTALVLSVTGLLAGRLRESGRSYEGSFVARPLLAGGLGAVLGTVLQVVAAVGLGDEPWRSALAGPPGAPASWAALTLLWTVALGAAGGAVAARRRSSEGRRGSSEGRRGSSGSTPSHVVPRRV
- the mreC gene encoding rod shape-determining protein MreC; its protein translation is MRRALVLLVLVAAVLLVAIDRTLAPLTPVRAAGASVYGAVESALGTAARAFGGQDRLVELERENAALRARLLSSGTRSVERLDVPDGRRGVAAHVVGFGRGQSVTIDAGASSGVERDVTVLNADGLVGKVTWAGPATASVSLITDAGSSLGARVAGSGELGVVTGVPGQGLRLSLFDPHAPLEVGDEVVTLGSAGGRPYVAGVPIGTVAALESAPGAAIRTALVRPAARLSALGLVAVIVPRPER